A part of Myxococcus landrumus genomic DNA contains:
- a CDS encoding efflux RND transporter permease subunit, translating to MLTRLIDWSLSHRWAVLLGTAALVVSGLLAFRALPIDAIPDTTPVQVQVNTVAPALTPTEVERQLTIPIEQALSGLPRVSELRSISKFGLSQVTLQFSDGADLWFARQQVSERLSRVQTPAGIAPPSLGPVATGLGEVFHYLVKSRTRSLEELRTLHDWVIAPQLRAVPGVAEVNAWGGEEKQWHVIVDPRRLQQFSLDLGDVYRALEENNANVGGGVVERAGASSLVLGVGVLDGGKAIEDVVVAARRGVPVRIRDVARVEVGHEIRRGATTADGEGEVVLGLGFMLVGENSHTVTKALALRLEELTRTLPEGVTVEPVYERTELVELVLRTVRTNLLEGALLVIAVLFLFLGNWRAGLIVAAAIPLSMLFAFNAMLRFGIAGTLMSLGAIDFGLVVDSSVILVENAERRLAEARDGRSLLEVVRDAAIEVRKPTLFGELIIMVVYLPILALEGVEGKLFRPMALTVIFALFGSAVLSMTLMPVLASFALKRGARPHQEPRLVRFLQRCYRPVLEWALAHARVTLGTAALLVLGAAFAATRLGSEFVPRLSEGTLVINTVRLAEVSLSESVRYGGQIERVLLSRFPDEVQRVWTRTGTAEVATDPMGIELSDVFITLKPREQWKRAGTQEELVGEMKAELADLPGMRMAFLQPIEMRVNEMIAGVRSDVGIKLFGDDLDVLKAKAREVEALVKGLPGAADVTVEQVTGQPVMEVVVDRSAVARHGIPARAVLDVVEAMGTRVVGEVREGERRFDLAVRLMEEYRDEPAKLASIPVTAPSGERIPLGRLVTIQEVVGPTTIQREWGKRRLVVQANVRERDLGGFVDELRHTLENKLELPAGYYVRYGGQFEHLERARARLLIVVPVALALIFLLLYLTYHRVLDALRIFAGVPFALVGGVLALLVRGLPFSISAAVGFIALSGVSVLGDMVLVSRVRGLLERGLAVGEAIREAALTRLRPVLMTAAVAAIGFVPMALNTGVGAEVQRPLATVVIGGVLSSTLLTLVVLPVLYTVFGAGKKTSSRDSGAIALPDAAMEERRAAR from the coding sequence ATGCTGACTCGGCTCATTGATTGGTCGTTGTCACACCGCTGGGCCGTGCTCCTGGGCACGGCGGCGCTGGTCGTCTCGGGGCTGCTCGCCTTCCGAGCCCTGCCCATCGACGCCATCCCGGACACCACTCCCGTGCAGGTGCAGGTGAACACGGTGGCGCCCGCGCTCACGCCCACCGAGGTCGAGCGACAGCTCACCATCCCCATCGAGCAGGCGCTCTCGGGACTGCCGCGCGTCAGCGAGCTGCGCTCCATCTCCAAGTTCGGCCTGTCCCAAGTCACGCTTCAGTTCAGCGACGGCGCGGACCTGTGGTTCGCGCGACAGCAGGTGTCCGAGCGACTGAGCCGGGTCCAGACTCCCGCGGGCATCGCGCCACCGTCGCTGGGACCCGTGGCCACGGGGCTGGGCGAGGTGTTCCACTATCTCGTCAAGAGCCGGACGCGGAGCCTGGAGGAGCTGCGCACCCTGCACGATTGGGTCATCGCGCCTCAACTGCGTGCGGTGCCAGGGGTGGCGGAGGTGAATGCGTGGGGTGGCGAGGAGAAGCAGTGGCACGTCATCGTCGACCCTCGCCGGCTTCAGCAGTTCAGCCTCGACCTGGGCGATGTCTATCGAGCACTCGAGGAGAACAACGCCAACGTCGGCGGTGGCGTGGTGGAGCGCGCGGGGGCGTCGAGTCTGGTGCTGGGCGTGGGAGTCCTCGATGGAGGCAAGGCCATCGAGGACGTGGTGGTCGCGGCGCGCCGAGGTGTCCCCGTGCGCATCCGGGATGTGGCGCGGGTCGAGGTGGGGCATGAAATCCGGAGAGGGGCCACCACGGCGGATGGAGAGGGCGAAGTGGTCCTCGGCCTGGGCTTCATGCTGGTGGGAGAGAACTCGCACACGGTGACGAAGGCGCTGGCCTTGCGGCTGGAGGAGCTCACGCGGACCCTTCCCGAGGGTGTCACCGTGGAGCCGGTCTACGAGCGCACGGAGCTGGTGGAGCTGGTGCTGCGCACGGTGCGCACCAACCTCCTGGAGGGCGCGCTGCTGGTCATCGCGGTCCTCTTTCTCTTCCTGGGCAACTGGCGCGCGGGGCTCATCGTCGCGGCGGCCATTCCCCTGTCCATGCTGTTCGCCTTCAACGCGATGCTGCGCTTTGGCATCGCGGGGACGCTCATGTCGCTGGGCGCCATCGACTTCGGGCTCGTGGTCGACTCCTCCGTCATCCTGGTGGAGAACGCGGAGCGGAGGCTGGCGGAGGCCAGGGATGGGCGCTCCCTGTTGGAGGTGGTGCGAGACGCCGCCATCGAGGTGCGCAAGCCCACGCTCTTCGGTGAGCTCATCATCATGGTGGTGTACCTGCCCATCCTCGCGCTGGAGGGAGTGGAGGGGAAGCTGTTCCGCCCCATGGCACTCACGGTCATCTTCGCGTTGTTCGGAAGCGCGGTGCTCTCCATGACGCTGATGCCGGTGCTGGCGTCGTTCGCGCTGAAGCGAGGGGCAAGGCCACACCAGGAACCGCGCCTCGTGCGCTTCCTCCAGCGTTGCTACCGGCCGGTGCTCGAGTGGGCGCTGGCGCATGCGCGCGTCACGCTCGGGACCGCGGCGCTGCTCGTGTTGGGAGCGGCCTTCGCAGCCACGAGACTGGGGAGTGAGTTCGTTCCGCGCCTCTCCGAAGGCACCCTCGTCATCAACACGGTGCGCCTGGCCGAAGTCTCTCTCTCGGAGTCGGTGCGCTATGGCGGGCAGATAGAGCGGGTGTTGCTGTCGCGCTTCCCCGACGAGGTGCAGCGGGTCTGGACGCGCACGGGCACGGCGGAGGTGGCCACGGACCCGATGGGCATCGAGCTGTCGGATGTCTTCATCACGCTCAAGCCGCGGGAGCAGTGGAAGCGAGCGGGGACACAGGAGGAGCTGGTCGGGGAGATGAAGGCGGAACTGGCGGACCTGCCCGGCATGCGCATGGCCTTTCTCCAGCCCATCGAGATGCGGGTCAACGAGATGATTGCCGGCGTCCGCAGTGACGTCGGCATCAAGCTCTTCGGAGACGACCTCGATGTGCTCAAGGCGAAGGCACGCGAAGTAGAGGCGCTGGTGAAGGGTCTCCCGGGTGCGGCGGATGTCACGGTGGAGCAGGTGACGGGGCAGCCGGTGATGGAGGTGGTGGTCGACCGGAGCGCGGTGGCGCGACATGGCATTCCCGCGCGAGCGGTGCTCGACGTGGTGGAGGCCATGGGCACGCGCGTCGTGGGTGAGGTGCGCGAGGGAGAGCGCCGGTTCGACCTCGCGGTGCGGCTGATGGAAGAGTACCGCGACGAGCCCGCGAAGCTCGCGTCCATTCCAGTGACGGCACCGAGCGGTGAGCGGATTCCGCTGGGGAGGCTGGTGACGATTCAAGAGGTCGTGGGCCCCACGACCATCCAGCGAGAATGGGGGAAGCGTCGGCTGGTGGTCCAGGCGAACGTGCGAGAGCGCGACCTGGGTGGCTTCGTGGATGAGCTCCGCCACACGCTCGAAAACAAGCTGGAGCTGCCAGCGGGCTACTACGTGCGCTACGGAGGGCAGTTCGAGCACTTGGAACGTGCACGGGCGAGACTGCTCATCGTGGTGCCGGTGGCATTGGCACTCATCTTCCTGTTGCTCTACCTCACGTATCACCGGGTCCTGGATGCGCTGCGCATCTTCGCGGGAGTCCCCTTCGCGCTCGTCGGAGGTGTGTTGGCGCTCCTGGTGAGGGGGTTGCCGTTCTCCATCTCCGCGGCGGTGGGTTTCATCGCGCTGTCTGGGGTGTCTGTCCTGGGAGACATGGTGCTCGTCTCGCGCGTACGAGGCCTGTTGGAGCGGGGCCTGGCCGTGGGAGAGGCCATCCGAGAGGCGGCACTGACACGGTTGAGGCCCGTGCTGATGACAGCGGCGGTGGCCGCCATCGGCTTCGTTCCCATGGCGTTGAACACGGGAGTCGGCGCGGAGGTCCAGCGGCCGCTCGCCACGGTCGTCATCGGAGGTGTCCTCTCCTCCACCCTGCTCACCTTGGTGGTGCTCCCTGTCCTCTACACGGTGTTCGGAGCGGGGAAGAAGACATCCTCGAGGGACTCCGGAGCCATCGCGCTCCCAGACGCAGCGATGGAAGAGAGACGTGCAGCGAGGTGA
- a CDS encoding efflux RND transporter periplasmic adaptor subunit, with protein MGTRIGSLTMAALLLWGMASCSKDTRPGGAEKSATASADAGPPAATEAQAHAVALCEHRVPAELCTRCNPDLVDVFKSQDDWCDTHGVPESQCFQCNPNLNFTREAATPKDWCKEHAVPESMCTKCHPALVAKFIAAGDYCREHGLPESVCPYCHPERVTAAGAQPPVFPEPGTRVRLASSDTVREAGIQTRRARKVPFARTLDVVGQLDFNQNRLAQLSVRSEALVMDVRVDVGDEVKAGQALVLVASGSVGADQGRLTAAQARLSLARAALEREQKLAASGITARKDVEAAQAEVSAAEAERDAARAALSAAGAPATGQQGTYALSAPFAGTVVARDALAGRHASAGQPLIQVTDLSTLWAQLEIPEADAAQVRAGQRVTLTFDTQPGQPHVATLTRVGASVDPASRTVRARVELPNPDGALKAGLFLRAKVEVAAEHAAVMVPHQAIQRAEGRTLVFVKKQEGLYEPVAVKLGAGTREEVEVLEGLTAGTEVVTTGAFLLKTEILKESIGAGCCETGESR; from the coding sequence ATGGGCACCCGCATCGGCTCCCTGACGATGGCGGCCCTGCTCCTTTGGGGCATGGCCTCCTGCTCGAAGGACACCCGGCCCGGCGGCGCGGAGAAGTCCGCCACGGCCTCGGCCGATGCGGGTCCACCCGCCGCGACGGAAGCCCAGGCACACGCCGTCGCGCTGTGCGAACACCGAGTGCCCGCGGAGCTGTGCACGCGGTGCAATCCCGACCTCGTCGACGTCTTCAAGTCCCAGGACGACTGGTGCGACACCCACGGCGTCCCCGAGTCACAGTGTTTCCAATGCAACCCGAACCTCAACTTCACTCGTGAGGCCGCCACCCCCAAGGACTGGTGCAAGGAGCACGCGGTCCCCGAGTCCATGTGCACGAAATGCCACCCGGCCCTCGTCGCGAAGTTCATCGCGGCCGGTGACTACTGCCGTGAGCACGGCTTGCCCGAGTCCGTCTGCCCCTACTGCCATCCGGAGCGAGTGACCGCGGCGGGAGCCCAGCCGCCTGTCTTTCCCGAACCGGGGACGCGCGTCCGCCTCGCGTCTTCCGACACGGTCCGCGAGGCAGGCATCCAGACACGTCGGGCGCGCAAGGTTCCCTTCGCTAGGACGTTGGACGTCGTCGGGCAGCTCGACTTCAACCAGAACCGGCTGGCGCAGTTGTCCGTGCGCAGCGAAGCGCTGGTGATGGACGTCCGCGTCGATGTCGGGGACGAGGTGAAGGCAGGCCAGGCGCTCGTGCTGGTGGCCTCCGGAAGCGTGGGCGCGGACCAGGGACGGCTCACCGCCGCGCAGGCCCGGCTGAGCCTGGCTCGCGCCGCGCTCGAGCGAGAGCAGAAGCTCGCCGCGAGCGGAATCACCGCGCGAAAGGACGTCGAGGCGGCTCAGGCGGAAGTCTCGGCAGCGGAGGCAGAGCGCGACGCAGCCCGCGCGGCCCTCTCCGCCGCGGGCGCACCCGCGACTGGACAGCAGGGCACCTACGCGCTGTCCGCGCCCTTCGCGGGCACGGTGGTCGCTCGCGATGCGCTCGCTGGACGTCACGCGTCGGCGGGACAGCCGCTCATCCAGGTCACGGACCTGAGCACCCTGTGGGCCCAGTTGGAGATACCCGAGGCCGACGCGGCGCAGGTGCGTGCGGGACAGCGCGTCACCCTCACCTTCGACACGCAGCCAGGCCAGCCGCATGTGGCGACGCTCACTCGTGTCGGCGCCTCGGTGGACCCCGCCTCGCGCACCGTCCGCGCCCGTGTGGAGTTGCCCAATCCAGACGGAGCCCTGAAGGCCGGGCTCTTCCTTCGAGCGAAGGTGGAGGTGGCCGCCGAGCACGCCGCGGTGATGGTTCCCCATCAGGCCATCCAGCGCGCCGAGGGCCGGACCCTCGTCTTCGTGAAGAAGCAGGAGGGACTCTACGAGCCCGTCGCGGTGAAGCTGGGCGCGGGGACTCGCGAGGAGGTGGAGGTCCTCGAGGGGCTCACCGCGGGCACGGAGGTCGTCACCACGGGGGCCTTCCTGCTCAAGACGGAGATTCTCAAGGAGTCCATCGGCGCGGGCTGCTGTGAGACCGGGGAGAGCCGGTAA
- a CDS encoding TlpA family protein disulfide reductase translates to MASLAGCRTESTPSYIRLSGTAPTLKDAPTSRAVLVTFWATWCPPCRKETPSLVELAEKPPEGLSVMVFSHDTDMAAVETFLRGPPVPALHLRLDEDLAASRAFGVETLPTAILVVDGQQVARFSGSKDWSSSSMRRLLEKLSHEQHSDVSKPAP, encoded by the coding sequence ATGGCCTCCCTCGCCGGGTGCCGGACCGAGTCCACTCCGAGCTACATCCGCCTCTCGGGAACAGCCCCCACGCTGAAGGACGCCCCCACTTCGCGCGCCGTGCTCGTGACCTTCTGGGCCACCTGGTGTCCTCCCTGCCGAAAGGAGACGCCCTCGCTCGTGGAGCTGGCGGAGAAGCCTCCCGAGGGACTCAGCGTCATGGTCTTCAGCCACGACACGGACATGGCGGCGGTGGAGACGTTCCTGCGCGGCCCCCCCGTCCCCGCCCTTCACTTGCGCCTGGACGAAGACCTCGCGGCATCCCGAGCGTTCGGCGTCGAGACACTCCCGACGGCCATCCTCGTCGTGGACGGCCAGCAGGTCGCTCGCTTCTCCGGGTCCAAGGACTGGAGCTCGAGCTCCATGCGCCGCCTCTTGGAGAAGTTGAGCCACGAGCAGCACTCGGATGTGTCCAAGCCGGCGCCTTGA
- a CDS encoding MarR family winged helix-turn-helix transcriptional regulator, producing the protein MAKYTSAGSAFTDLVFEIFRNNGLILAAGERLTEPSGLTSARWQVLGVVDHEPAPVANVARTIGLTRQSVQQTADALEADGLIEYQDNPHHRRAKLIVMTPKGRERLQEVEARQMAWANQMGGRVPLASLRTAVEALGAIRKVLEQDAAVAPEA; encoded by the coding sequence ATGGCGAAATACACGTCGGCCGGGTCGGCCTTCACGGACCTGGTGTTCGAAATCTTCCGGAACAATGGGCTGATACTGGCGGCGGGAGAGCGACTCACCGAGCCATCGGGGCTCACGAGCGCTCGTTGGCAGGTGTTGGGGGTGGTGGACCATGAGCCCGCGCCGGTGGCGAACGTGGCACGGACGATTGGCCTGACGCGGCAGAGTGTGCAGCAGACGGCCGATGCCCTCGAGGCCGATGGGCTCATCGAGTACCAGGACAATCCGCACCACCGCCGAGCCAAGCTCATCGTGATGACGCCGAAGGGGCGTGAGCGGCTGCAAGAGGTGGAGGCGCGTCAGATGGCATGGGCGAACCAGATGGGTGGCCGCGTGCCGTTGGCCTCGCTCCGCACAGCGGTGGAGGCACTCGGCGCGATTCGCAAAGTGCTGGAGCAGGAC